The Hyphomonas sediminis genome contains the following window.
GGCAGAATAGATGATGGAGCGGCCCTGCCGCGTCCCCTCGATCAGCCCGGCCGCAGATAGGATGTTCAGCTGCGCCGAAAGCGTATTGGGTGGCACGCTCAGATCGGCGGCAATGTCGCCAGCGGCCATGCCATCCGGCCCGGCGCGCACCAGCAGGCGGAACAGCGCCAGCCGGTTTTCCTGCGCCAGCGCGGAGAGTTGCGAAAGGGCTGTCTTCGTTTCCATATTTCCAATATCGTGGAAATATGGAATTCGTCAAGCAGGCCAGCGGAAGTTTTTTTGATGGGCCGGAAAGGTCGTGGATCAGAATATCCCGGCGCCAATGCCGGTTGCCATGCCGGCGCCCAGGTCGCGGCATTGTTTCAGCGCCTCTTCGGGGATGACCTTTGGCGCGAGGATTTCTTCCGGGGTCTGCGCGCTTGTGTTGAGGATCATCGGCGGCTGCGCCTCCTTC
Protein-coding sequences here:
- a CDS encoding ArsR/SmtB family transcription factor; protein product: METKTALSQLSALAQENRLALFRLLVRAGPDGMAAGDIAADLSVPPNTLSAQLNILSAAGLIEGTRQGRSIIYSASYDMISQLIVFLIEDCCQGRDEVCMPVLEAAQSRCC